The Brassica napus cultivar Da-Ae chromosome C7, Da-Ae, whole genome shotgun sequence genome has a segment encoding these proteins:
- the LOC106380978 gene encoding putative beta-glucosidase 6 isoform X3, with amino-acid sequence MEHILFLFTIFLSFAFSTRCNDVYTYSKKDFPEGFVFGSAVSAYQWEGAADEDGRKPSIWDTIFHSIPPNDAGKGPTGDVACDGYHKYKEDVRLMYDMGLDAFRLSISWSRLIPSGRGPVNPKGLRFYKNLLDELKSHGIEPHVTLYHDDLPQTLEDEYGGWFDRKIIDDFTAFADVCFREFGNTVKFWSTINEPNMLAFGGSGLGIKLPTPQTNSYRGNSSTNQYIALHNMLLTHASTASLYKKKYKDKQNGSVGITCFTYWMVPFTSSKEDEMATQRAKDFFLGSVLHPLVFGDYPGSVKRIVGKRLPSFSKEESDLVKNSSDFIGVIHYTIMYIAHLTSSTDQDFVSDMNASLIPFGNSTLVKVNQATTLHHSTTWEELNTFMPILVLCLIQ; translated from the exons ATGGAACatattttgtttctgtttactATTTTCTTGAGTTTCGCTTTCTCCACTAGATGCAATGATGTTTACACTTATAGCAAAAAAGATTTCCCAGAGGGATTTGTGTTCGGATCTGCCGTTTCTGCTTATCAG TGGGAAGGAGCTGCTGATGAAGACGGAAGAAAGCCTAGCATATGGGATACAATTTTTCACTCTA TTCCACCTAACGATGCAGGAAAGGGACCTACGGGAGATGTAGCATGCGATGGATATCATAAATATAAG GAGGACGTAAGGCTGATGTATGACATGGGTTTAGATGCATTCCGACTCTCCATCTCGTGGTCGCGACTAATACCAA GTGGAAGAGGTCCTGTGAATCCAAAGGGTTTACGTTTCTACAAAAACCTTCTAGATGAACTCAAAAGCCATG GAATTGAACCTCATGTGACTTTGTATCACGATGATCTCCCTCAGACACTTGAAGATGAATACGGAGGATGGTTTGACCGCAAAATCAT CGACGACTTCACTGCTTTTGCTGATGTTTGCTTCAGAGAGTTTGGGAACACAGTGAAATTCTGGTCAACGATTAATGAGCCCAATATGCTAGCATTTGGAGGTTCTGGCTTGGGAATTAAGCTTCCAACTCCGCAGACCAATTCATACAGAGGAAACTCTTCAACTAATCAATATATTGCACTCCATAATATGTTGCTTACACATGCATCTACAGCAAGTTTGTATAAGAAAAAGTACAAG GATAAGCAAAATGGATCTGTAGGTATAACATGTTTTACTTACTGGATGGTTCCTTTCACTAGCTCTAAAGAAGACGAGATGGCCACTCAGAGAGCCAAAGATTTCTTTTTGGGCAG TGTTCTGCACCCGCTTGTGTTTGGGGACTATCCAGGCTCGGTGAAGAGAATCGTAGGCAAGAGACTGCCAAGTTTTTCTAAAGAAGAGTCAGATCTCGTTAAGAACTCATCCGACTTCATAGGAGTCATACACTACACTATAATGTACATTGCACACTTAACTAGCTCCACCGACCAAGATTTTGTGTCAGACATGAATGCTTCACTAATCC CCTTTGGGAACTCTACACTGGTCAAG GTCAATCAAGCAACCACTCTTCATCACTCAACGACGTGGGAAGAGTTGAATACCTTCATGCCTATATTGGTGCTGTGCTTAATTCAGTGA
- the LOC106380978 gene encoding putative beta-glucosidase 5 isoform X2, which yields MEHILFLFTIFLSFAFSTRCNDVYTYSKKDFPEGFVFGSAVSAYQWEGAADEDGRKPSIWDTIFHSRKGPTGDVACDGYHKYKEDVRLMYDMGLDAFRLSISWSRLIPSGRGPVNPKGLRFYKNLLDELKSHGIEPHVTLYHDDLPQTLEDEYGGWFDRKIIDDFTAFADVCFREFGNTVKFWSTINEPNMLAFGGSGLGIKLPTPQTNSYRGNSSTNQYIALHNMLLTHASTASLYKKKYKDKQNGSVGITCFTYWMVPFTSSKEDEMATQRAKDFFLGSVLHPLVFGDYPGSVKRIVGKRLPSFSKEESDLVKNSSDFIGVIHYTIMYIAHLTSSTDQDFVSDMNASLIPFGNSTLVKYDVLPWGLEGVLAYIKENYGNPPVYILENGQSSNHSSSLNDVGRVEYLHAYIGAVLNSVRNGSDTRGYFQWSFMDLFEFLDPNYTYGLYYVNFSDPELKRSPKTSALWYSAFLNGTTSSSHELKNSGSFSAL from the exons ATGGAACatattttgtttctgtttactATTTTCTTGAGTTTCGCTTTCTCCACTAGATGCAATGATGTTTACACTTATAGCAAAAAAGATTTCCCAGAGGGATTTGTGTTCGGATCTGCCGTTTCTGCTTATCAG TGGGAAGGAGCTGCTGATGAAGACGGAAGAAAGCCTAGCATATGGGATACAATTTTTCACTCTA GAAAGGGACCTACGGGAGATGTAGCATGCGATGGATATCATAAATATAAG GAGGACGTAAGGCTGATGTATGACATGGGTTTAGATGCATTCCGACTCTCCATCTCGTGGTCGCGACTAATACCAA GTGGAAGAGGTCCTGTGAATCCAAAGGGTTTACGTTTCTACAAAAACCTTCTAGATGAACTCAAAAGCCATG GAATTGAACCTCATGTGACTTTGTATCACGATGATCTCCCTCAGACACTTGAAGATGAATACGGAGGATGGTTTGACCGCAAAATCAT CGACGACTTCACTGCTTTTGCTGATGTTTGCTTCAGAGAGTTTGGGAACACAGTGAAATTCTGGTCAACGATTAATGAGCCCAATATGCTAGCATTTGGAGGTTCTGGCTTGGGAATTAAGCTTCCAACTCCGCAGACCAATTCATACAGAGGAAACTCTTCAACTAATCAATATATTGCACTCCATAATATGTTGCTTACACATGCATCTACAGCAAGTTTGTATAAGAAAAAGTACAAG GATAAGCAAAATGGATCTGTAGGTATAACATGTTTTACTTACTGGATGGTTCCTTTCACTAGCTCTAAAGAAGACGAGATGGCCACTCAGAGAGCCAAAGATTTCTTTTTGGGCAG TGTTCTGCACCCGCTTGTGTTTGGGGACTATCCAGGCTCGGTGAAGAGAATCGTAGGCAAGAGACTGCCAAGTTTTTCTAAAGAAGAGTCAGATCTCGTTAAGAACTCATCCGACTTCATAGGAGTCATACACTACACTATAATGTACATTGCACACTTAACTAGCTCCACCGACCAAGATTTTGTGTCAGACATGAATGCTTCACTAATCC CCTTTGGGAACTCTACACTGGTCAAG TATGATGTGCTACCATGGGGTCTTGAAGGAGTGTTGGCATACATAAAGGAGAACTATGGCAATCCACCTGTCTACATTCTTGAaaatg GTCAATCAAGCAACCACTCTTCATCACTCAACGACGTGGGAAGAGTTGAATACCTTCATGCCTATATTGGTGCTGTGCTTAATTCAGTGAG GAATGGGTCTGACACAAGAGGCTACTTCCAATGGTCGTTCATGGATTTGTTCGAATTTCTCGATCCCAACTACACATATGGATTGTATTATGTGAACTTCAGTGACCCGGAACTTAAGAGATCTCCTAAAACCTCTGCTTTGTGGTACTCTGCTTTTCTCAATGGCACGACTTCTAGTTCACACGAGCTCAAGAACTCTGGTTCTTTTTCTGCGCTGTAA
- the LOC106380978 gene encoding beta-glucosidase 8 isoform X1 yields the protein MEHILFLFTIFLSFAFSTRCNDVYTYSKKDFPEGFVFGSAVSAYQWEGAADEDGRKPSIWDTIFHSIPPNDAGKGPTGDVACDGYHKYKEDVRLMYDMGLDAFRLSISWSRLIPSGRGPVNPKGLRFYKNLLDELKSHGIEPHVTLYHDDLPQTLEDEYGGWFDRKIIDDFTAFADVCFREFGNTVKFWSTINEPNMLAFGGSGLGIKLPTPQTNSYRGNSSTNQYIALHNMLLTHASTASLYKKKYKDKQNGSVGITCFTYWMVPFTSSKEDEMATQRAKDFFLGSVLHPLVFGDYPGSVKRIVGKRLPSFSKEESDLVKNSSDFIGVIHYTIMYIAHLTSSTDQDFVSDMNASLIPFGNSTLVKYDVLPWGLEGVLAYIKENYGNPPVYILENGQSSNHSSSLNDVGRVEYLHAYIGAVLNSVRNGSDTRGYFQWSFMDLFEFLDPNYTYGLYYVNFSDPELKRSPKTSALWYSAFLNGTTSSSHELKNSGSFSAL from the exons ATGGAACatattttgtttctgtttactATTTTCTTGAGTTTCGCTTTCTCCACTAGATGCAATGATGTTTACACTTATAGCAAAAAAGATTTCCCAGAGGGATTTGTGTTCGGATCTGCCGTTTCTGCTTATCAG TGGGAAGGAGCTGCTGATGAAGACGGAAGAAAGCCTAGCATATGGGATACAATTTTTCACTCTA TTCCACCTAACGATGCAGGAAAGGGACCTACGGGAGATGTAGCATGCGATGGATATCATAAATATAAG GAGGACGTAAGGCTGATGTATGACATGGGTTTAGATGCATTCCGACTCTCCATCTCGTGGTCGCGACTAATACCAA GTGGAAGAGGTCCTGTGAATCCAAAGGGTTTACGTTTCTACAAAAACCTTCTAGATGAACTCAAAAGCCATG GAATTGAACCTCATGTGACTTTGTATCACGATGATCTCCCTCAGACACTTGAAGATGAATACGGAGGATGGTTTGACCGCAAAATCAT CGACGACTTCACTGCTTTTGCTGATGTTTGCTTCAGAGAGTTTGGGAACACAGTGAAATTCTGGTCAACGATTAATGAGCCCAATATGCTAGCATTTGGAGGTTCTGGCTTGGGAATTAAGCTTCCAACTCCGCAGACCAATTCATACAGAGGAAACTCTTCAACTAATCAATATATTGCACTCCATAATATGTTGCTTACACATGCATCTACAGCAAGTTTGTATAAGAAAAAGTACAAG GATAAGCAAAATGGATCTGTAGGTATAACATGTTTTACTTACTGGATGGTTCCTTTCACTAGCTCTAAAGAAGACGAGATGGCCACTCAGAGAGCCAAAGATTTCTTTTTGGGCAG TGTTCTGCACCCGCTTGTGTTTGGGGACTATCCAGGCTCGGTGAAGAGAATCGTAGGCAAGAGACTGCCAAGTTTTTCTAAAGAAGAGTCAGATCTCGTTAAGAACTCATCCGACTTCATAGGAGTCATACACTACACTATAATGTACATTGCACACTTAACTAGCTCCACCGACCAAGATTTTGTGTCAGACATGAATGCTTCACTAATCC CCTTTGGGAACTCTACACTGGTCAAG TATGATGTGCTACCATGGGGTCTTGAAGGAGTGTTGGCATACATAAAGGAGAACTATGGCAATCCACCTGTCTACATTCTTGAaaatg GTCAATCAAGCAACCACTCTTCATCACTCAACGACGTGGGAAGAGTTGAATACCTTCATGCCTATATTGGTGCTGTGCTTAATTCAGTGAG GAATGGGTCTGACACAAGAGGCTACTTCCAATGGTCGTTCATGGATTTGTTCGAATTTCTCGATCCCAACTACACATATGGATTGTATTATGTGAACTTCAGTGACCCGGAACTTAAGAGATCTCCTAAAACCTCTGCTTTGTGGTACTCTGCTTTTCTCAATGGCACGACTTCTAGTTCACACGAGCTCAAGAACTCTGGTTCTTTTTCTGCGCTGTAA